Part of the Synechococcus sp. HK01-R genome is shown below.
GACAGCAGTGGTGACGGAGAGCACAGGATCGTGGGGAGGGACAACCGCCATGCACACCGAAGGATCCCCGCCGTGGCGGTGCTGCCCCAGGGACTCGAGGAAGCGGGAGCCCAGGAGCTGATCGACCTGGGGGCCAAGGCCGTAAGGCCGCTACGCCGAGCCGCGGCCTTCGAAGCTGATATGGCCTGCCTCTATCGGCTGCACTTGCAGTGTCGCCTGCCCTTCAGGCTGCTTCGAGAGCTAAGCCGCTTCCCCTGTGATGGCCGCGACTCGCTTTATCACGGCGTGCAGGACAGCGTCGACTGGGAACGCTGGCTGCATCCCTCCATGAGCTTCCGGGTGGATGCCACCGGCAGCGCCCAAGGGCTCAACCACAGCCATTACAGCGCCCTGCAAGTGAAGAACGCGATCGTGGATCGCCAACGGGAGTTGTGGGGGGAACGTTCCTCAATCGACTTGGAGGAGCCCGACCTCCATCTCCACCTGCACCTGGGACGGGGCGAAGCTGTGCTCAGCCTCGATGGCTGCGGCGGCAGTCTCCATCGCCGTGGCTACCGGGCGGCAATGGGTGCCGCACCGCTCAAGGAAAACCTGGCCGCTGGGTTGATCCGGCTCACGGGTTGGGACGGCACCACTCCCCTGGTCGATCCCCTCTGTGGTTCAGGCACCCTCCTGATCGAAGCCGCGAGCCTGGCCCGCAGGCAATCCCCTGGCCTTGAGAGGACCTTCAGCCTCGAAGGCTGGGCGGATTTCGATGCTGAGCTCTGGCGCGATGAACTGGAGCGGGCCCGGAGGCGCAGCCAGCCCCAGCAGCCCTCAGCACCAATCCTGGGCTGGGAGCAGGATGCCGCCATTGCCGAGCAGGCTCGCAGCAACGTGGCTGCCGCCGGTCTCGAGGAGTCGATCACCATCAACACCGGTGATTTCCGCGATCTGTCACTACCAGCGGGGCCTGGGATCGTGGTTTGCAACCCGCCCTATGGGGTACGCATCGGCGCTGAGGACGAACTCGAAACGCTTTATGGCGACCTGGCCCAGGTGGTGAAACGGGAAGCGTCCGGCTGGGAGTTCTGGCTGCTCAGCGGCAACCCTGCTGTGACCGGAGCGTTGCGCATGAAGGCGTCCCGGCGGATCCCAATCAGCAACGGCGGCATCGATTGCCGCTGGCTGCACTACCAGGTGCGCTGAGAAGAAAACCCACGAAGGTTCAGCGACCCAGCACCGCCTTGGTCGTGCGGGACAGACCATCAAGAGTCTGGGGCAAATAGGGCCCCTTGGTGAGCTGTCCGCCAATCCGCAGGCTGATGCCGGCCACCACCACATCAGCAATCGCCAGAACGACCAGGGCCTGAACCAGGGACCACCCCCAGGCCTCAAGAGCCCAGACCAGCAGGGCGACTTCAGCAGCGATGAGCGCCAGCAGCATCAGGGTGCCGCCCATGGCCAGGAACAAGCCACCACTGATCAGCCGCCGCTTCTCCCTGTCCACCTCCTGAAGAGCAATGCGCACATGCAGATCCATCACGGAACCCGCCAGAGCCGTCACCCGGGCAGCAGCCCCGAGTCGCCTTGAGCGGGGTGCCTCGGACTGGGCACCTTGATCCATAGGAGTCGAGCCGGTCATGAGGAGCGCCGCCCTCCTGCCAGCAGGGATCCCAGCAGCAACCCAACACCGGCGGCAATGGCCAGTGACAGCAGCGGACGCTCCCGCACTGGCCGCTCAATCCTGGGCCGCAGGGTCTGATTCAGATCATCGAGCAGGTGCTCAAGCTGCTGTTCCAGGGGCTCAAGACTGTCGGCCAGATGTCGGGTGCGGTCGCCAGCCCGATGCAAAAGGTCCTCGAGCTGAGGCCGAACCGCCGTCCCGGCACGACCGGTTTGCTCCGCGATGACCCGAACCACTTCATCCAAGCTGCCGCGGGTGGCCTCCAAGGCCTGGGATGCAACCTCGGGCCAGCGTCGCTGGATCTCAGGCAGCAACGTCTCGAAATGATCGCGAAACCGCTGCGGAATTGACTCGAGCTCAGGGGTGGAAGGAGCCGGTTCGGGCCGAGTCGGCTCCTGGGCGGGGAAAGCTGCCGGGTCCATGGATCTCCAGCTGGTTGCCCGCAGGTTAGGGGCGAAGTCACACCCTTGAGCTTTTCAGGGGGTCCGCTAACTTGTGACCGCTGACAGCCGTTGCCCCTGTTGGTTCACATCAATCAGGTCGGGCTGACGCACTTCAAGTCCTTCGGGGGGGCGATGTCGATCCCCCTGGAACCCGGTTTCACGGTGGTCACCGGGCCAAATGGATCCGGAAAGAGCAACATCCTTGACGGCGTGCTGTTCTGCCTCGGACTCGCCAACAGTCGCGGCATGCGCGCCGATCGACTGCCTGATCTGGTGAACAGCGGTGTACTCAAGGCGGGGAAGGCCGCAGAGACCACCGTGAGCGTTCGCTTCGACCTCTCCGATTGGGCCCCTGATCCAGCGGACGAAGGCCTCGAGCCACCGGAGGAGGGGCCTTGGATTCGCGCCGATCAGAAGGAATGGACCGTGACCCGCAAACTGCGGGTCATGCCAGGCGGCTCGTACAGCAGCAGCTACAGCGCCGATGGTGAACCCTGCAATTTGCAGCAGTTACAAACCCAGCTGCGCCGGCTAAGGATCGACCCTGAAGGCAGCAACGTGGTGATGCAAGGGGATGTGACCCGCATCGTCTCGATGAGCAACCGGGAGCGCCGGGGCCTTGTTGATGAGTTGGCCGGTGTCGCCCTTTTTGACAGTCGCATCGAGCAGACGCGCCGCAAGCTCGATGACGTTCAGGAGCGGCAGGAGCGCTGCCGGATCGTGGAGCAGGAACTTCTAAACGCCAGGCAACGGCTTGAGAAAGATTGCGCCAAGGCGCGCACCTATCAGGAGTTGCGCCAGCGCCTGCAAATGGGTCGACAACAGGAGCTGGTGCTGGGCTTCGAAGCCGCTTGCCGGGAGCTGGAGCTCCAGAAAACCCGCCAGCAGCAACTCGCGGAACAGACCGTTCGCGACCGCGAAGCCCTGAGCGAGAAGGAGACAACCCTTCAAGCTGCCGCCAGCCAGCTTCAAACCCTTCAGGAGAGCGTGAAAGCCCTCGGCGAAGACCAATTGTTGGGCGTGCAGGCGGAGCTCGCCGGCCTCGACACCCGGGGGCGTGACCTGGAACGGCAGTCGGCTCTGCATCAGCAGGAAGGCGAACGGCTCCAGGGCCTCCGCCACGATCTGAACAACCGTCGCCGCCAATACCAGGAGGAAGGGCAGCAGCTGGTGGCCAACACCAGTCAGGAGAACCTTGACGATGCCGAACGGCTCTGCCGTGACGCGGAAGCCGCTGTGGAGATCTCCCGCCGCCGCCTTGGTGATGTGGCCGGGCGCTCCGGTACCTGGATCGAGGAACAACGGCAGCGCAGCGCCCGTCGCCTCGAGCTCCAGGCTCAGCTGACCCCGCTGCAGCGGGAGCAGCAACAACTCCTGGAGCGTGAGCGGCAGGACACTGATCGTCTCGCTGATCTTCAGCAGGAGCTGGAGACCGACGGAGAGGAAGACCGCCGGGTGCAGCAGAGCCTCGAACAGCTCGAGCAGGAGTGGCAAACCCTGCTCCAATCCCTGCGGGAAGGCAAGGAGCTCGTGCAGACCCTGGCAGAGGAGCTCGCCGTTCAGCAGCGCACCCGCGCTCGCCTCGAGCAAGAGCAGGGCAAGCTCGAGCGGGAGATCGCCCGCCTCGAGAGCCGGCGGGAGGCCCTGCAGGAAAGCCGAGGCACCGGAGCCCTTCGCTTACTTCTCGAAGCAGGCCTCGATGGCATCCACGGCCCGGTTGCGCAGTTAGGGGAGGTGGAGGAACGCCACCGTCTCGCCCTTGAGGTGGCCGCCGGGGCTCGCCTTGCCCAGGTGGTGGTTGATGATGATCGGATCGCCGCCCAGGCGATTGAACTGCTCAAAAGCCGCCGGGCCGGGCGACTCACCTTCCTGCCCCTCAACAAGATCAGAGCCTCTGGGGGTGGCAGCGGCGCAGCCATGGCCCGCGGCCGCCGCCCGGATGGGGCCATGACCCCGAGCGGCGGAGGGCTCATCGGACGGGCGGTGGAACTGGTGCGCTTCGAACCGATCTATGCCGATGTGTTCGCCTATGTCTTTGGAGATACCCAGGTCTTTAGTGATCTGAACAGCGCCCGGCAGCAGCTGGGTCGCCAGCGAGCCGTCACCCTTGAGGGAGAGCTGCTTGAGAAAAGCGGTGCCATGACCGGCGGCAGCCTGTCCCAGCGCAGCGGTGGTCTCAGTTTCGGGGTGAGCAGCGACAGCGATGAGGCAGCACCCCTGCGCCAGCGGCTGTTGGAGCTGGGGGAAGCTCTGGTGGCCTGCCATCGCGAAGAACAGCGCCTGAGCGCTGCCCTGGATGCAAGCCGCCCGCAATACCGCCAGCTGGAACAGCGACAAGCTGCCCTTGAGGCGGAACGTCAGACGGCCCGTCGAGCCCACGCCCCTTTGCTTGAGCGCTGCCGTCAACGCAACGATCGGCTCGAAAACCTTCGCAACAGCCAGGCCCAGCTGCAATCCCGACTGACGGAACTAGGGGCAACCGTTTCACCCCTTCAGGCCGAGCTGGACACCCTGATTCAGCAGGAGCAGGCCGCACAGCAGCAGGGAGATGCCGGCAATTGGCAACAGCTGCAGGAGGAACTGGAAGCAGCTGACCGAGCCCTGAGTGATGCGCGCCAGCGACGGGATGGGCTGCTGCAGGAAGAGCGTCAACGGGAGCTAGCCCTGGAACGCCTCGGCGATCAGCAACAGAACCTGGAAGCGGAGGAGCAGCGCCTGCTGGAGGCCGTGAAGGCCCTCGGTGAGCAGCACAGCCGCTGGCAAAAAGAGCAGCAGGAACTGACGGAGCGGCGCCAAGCCCTCGACACCCAGCAACAGGAGCTACAGACGCGCTTTGGGGAGCAGCGCCGGGCCCGGGACGAAGCAGAGGCAGCCGTGGCTGAGCAACGCCAGCAACTCCAACAGGCTCGTTGGGAACTGGATCGGCTGCAGGAGGAACAGGAGACCCTGGCGGAACAGTTGCGCAGCGGCTCCCTGCGACTGCAAGAGCTGGAAAGGGCACTGCCTGATCCAAAACCTGAAATCCCAGAGGAGCTGCGCGCCGCGGGATTAGAAGCTCTCCAAAGCGAGTTGCAGCAGTTGCAGCAGCGGATGGAAGCACTAGAGCCCGTGAACATGCTGGCCCTGGAGGAGCTGGCCGAGCTGGAGACGCGGCTCAATGATCTCGGGGAGCGCCTTGACGTGCTCAGCCAGGAGCGGGAAGAGCTGCTGCTGAGGATTGAAACCGTCACCACCCTGCGGCAGGAAGCCTTCATGGAGGCCTTTACCGCCGTGGATGGTCACTTCCGCGAGATCTTCGCCAGCCTCTCCGATGGCGACGGCCATCTGCAGCTCGACAACAACGATGACCCCCTCGAGGGAGGTCTCACCCTGGTGGCGCATCCGAAAGGCAAGTCGGTGCGCCGATTGGCCGCCATGTCAGGGGGAGAGAAATCGCTGACGGCGCTCAGCTTTCTCTTCGCCCTGCAGCGTTTCCGCCCCTCACCCTTCTATGCCCTCGATGAAGTCGACAGCTTCCTCGATGGTGTGAATGTGGAGCGGCTGGCAGCCCTGATCGCACGGCAAGCCGAGGATGCCCAGTTCCTGGTGGTCAGCCACCGTCGGCCGATGATCGGCGCCTCCCAACGCACGATTGGTGTGACCCAGGCACGGG
Proteins encoded:
- a CDS encoding DUF883 family protein codes for the protein MDPAAFPAQEPTRPEPAPSTPELESIPQRFRDHFETLLPEIQRRWPEVASQALEATRGSLDEVVRVIAEQTGRAGTAVRPQLEDLLHRAGDRTRHLADSLEPLEQQLEHLLDDLNQTLRPRIERPVRERPLLSLAIAAGVGLLLGSLLAGGRRSS
- a CDS encoding class I SAM-dependent RNA methyltransferase, which translates into the protein MGRDNRHAHRRIPAVAVLPQGLEEAGAQELIDLGAKAVRPLRRAAAFEADMACLYRLHLQCRLPFRLLRELSRFPCDGRDSLYHGVQDSVDWERWLHPSMSFRVDATGSAQGLNHSHYSALQVKNAIVDRQRELWGERSSIDLEEPDLHLHLHLGRGEAVLSLDGCGGSLHRRGYRAAMGAAPLKENLAAGLIRLTGWDGTTPLVDPLCGSGTLLIEAASLARRQSPGLERTFSLEGWADFDAELWRDELERARRRSQPQQPSAPILGWEQDAAIAEQARSNVAAAGLEESITINTGDFRDLSLPAGPGIVVCNPPYGVRIGAEDELETLYGDLAQVVKREASGWEFWLLSGNPAVTGALRMKASRRIPISNGGIDCRWLHYQVR
- a CDS encoding phage holin family protein, giving the protein MTGSTPMDQGAQSEAPRSRRLGAAARVTALAGSVMDLHVRIALQEVDREKRRLISGGLFLAMGGTLMLLALIAAEVALLVWALEAWGWSLVQALVVLAIADVVVAGISLRIGGQLTKGPYLPQTLDGLSRTTKAVLGR
- the smc gene encoding chromosome segregation protein SMC, with protein sequence MSIPLEPGFTVVTGPNGSGKSNILDGVLFCLGLANSRGMRADRLPDLVNSGVLKAGKAAETTVSVRFDLSDWAPDPADEGLEPPEEGPWIRADQKEWTVTRKLRVMPGGSYSSSYSADGEPCNLQQLQTQLRRLRIDPEGSNVVMQGDVTRIVSMSNRERRGLVDELAGVALFDSRIEQTRRKLDDVQERQERCRIVEQELLNARQRLEKDCAKARTYQELRQRLQMGRQQELVLGFEAACRELELQKTRQQQLAEQTVRDREALSEKETTLQAAASQLQTLQESVKALGEDQLLGVQAELAGLDTRGRDLERQSALHQQEGERLQGLRHDLNNRRRQYQEEGQQLVANTSQENLDDAERLCRDAEAAVEISRRRLGDVAGRSGTWIEEQRQRSARRLELQAQLTPLQREQQQLLERERQDTDRLADLQQELETDGEEDRRVQQSLEQLEQEWQTLLQSLREGKELVQTLAEELAVQQRTRARLEQEQGKLEREIARLESRREALQESRGTGALRLLLEAGLDGIHGPVAQLGEVEERHRLALEVAAGARLAQVVVDDDRIAAQAIELLKSRRAGRLTFLPLNKIRASGGGSGAAMARGRRPDGAMTPSGGGLIGRAVELVRFEPIYADVFAYVFGDTQVFSDLNSARQQLGRQRAVTLEGELLEKSGAMTGGSLSQRSGGLSFGVSSDSDEAAPLRQRLLELGEALVACHREEQRLSAALDASRPQYRQLEQRQAALEAERQTARRAHAPLLERCRQRNDRLENLRNSQAQLQSRLTELGATVSPLQAELDTLIQQEQAAQQQGDAGNWQQLQEELEAADRALSDARQRRDGLLQEERQRELALERLGDQQQNLEAEEQRLLEAVKALGEQHSRWQKEQQELTERRQALDTQQQELQTRFGEQRRARDEAEAAVAEQRQQLQQARWELDRLQEEQETLAEQLRSGSLRLQELERALPDPKPEIPEELRAAGLEALQSELQQLQQRMEALEPVNMLALEELAELETRLNDLGERLDVLSQEREELLLRIETVTTLRQEAFMEAFTAVDGHFREIFASLSDGDGHLQLDNNDDPLEGGLTLVAHPKGKSVRRLAAMSGGEKSLTALSFLFALQRFRPSPFYALDEVDSFLDGVNVERLAALIARQAEDAQFLVVSHRRPMIGASQRTIGVTQARGAHTQVVGLPDAA